From the genome of Yersinia enterocolitica, one region includes:
- a CDS encoding multidrug/spermidine transporter subunit MdtJ, with translation MMIYWIFLGLAIVAEIIGTLSMKYASVSGEMTGHIVMYFMITGSYILLALAVKKVALGVAYALWEGIGILIITVFSVLWFDESLSPLKIAGLVTLIGGIMLVKSGTRKPKKPSSPHNNSGEQHATA, from the coding sequence ATGATGATTTATTGGATATTTTTAGGTTTAGCGATTGTCGCAGAAATTATCGGCACGTTATCAATGAAATATGCCAGTGTCAGTGGTGAAATGACCGGGCATATCGTGATGTATTTTATGATAACCGGTTCATACATTTTACTGGCTCTGGCAGTGAAGAAAGTCGCGCTAGGCGTGGCCTATGCCCTGTGGGAAGGGATTGGCATCCTGATTATTACTGTGTTTAGCGTGCTGTGGTTTGATGAAAGCTTATCACCACTGAAAATTGCCGGTTTAGTGACCTTGATCGGCGGCATAATGTTAGTGAAGTCAGGGACGCGTAAGCCGAAGAAACCAAGCAGTCCGCACAACAATTCAGGTGAGCAGCATGCAACAGCTTGA
- a CDS encoding spermidine export protein MdtI has product MQQLEFYHIAFLILAVILEIIANILLKMSDGFRRVWLGILSLLSVLGAFSALAQAVKGIELSVAYALWGGFGIAATVAAGWILFNQRLNYKGWIGLILLLAGMVMIKLS; this is encoded by the coding sequence ATGCAACAGCTTGAGTTTTACCATATTGCGTTTCTGATTTTGGCGGTCATCCTGGAAATCATTGCCAATATCTTGCTGAAAATGTCAGATGGTTTTCGCCGAGTATGGTTAGGCATATTATCACTGCTGTCAGTGTTAGGGGCATTCAGTGCTTTGGCACAAGCAGTGAAAGGCATTGAATTATCAGTGGCTTATGCCTTGTGGGGCGGGTTCGGTATTGCCGCCACCGTGGCCGCAGGTTGGATTTTGTTTAATCAGCGACTGAACTATAAAGGCTGGATCGGCCTGATTTTGCTACTGGCCGGCATGGTGATGATTAAGCTGTCCTGA
- a CDS encoding ATP-dependent helicase translates to MTDDFATDGALAQAITGFNPRESQRRMAAAISESIDAKQQLVVEAGTGTGKTFAYLAPALRADCKVIISTGSKALQDQLYSRDLPTVATALKYKGKLALLKGRSNYLCLERLEQQSLAGGELASETLVDLVRLRGWSAETIDGDISTCGQVAEDSFVWPLVTSTNDNCLGSDCPLYKDCFVVKARRKAMDADIVVVNHHLFLADMVVKESGFAELIPTADVMIFDEAHQIPDIASQYFGQQLTSRQLMDLAKDIIIAYRTEVRDSAQLQKSADRLTQSTQDFRLVLGDPGYRGNLRDVLEQPAIQRALLLLDDALELCYDVMKLSLGRSAMLDAAFERATVYRNRLKRLKDVTTPGYSYWYECNSRHFVLALTPLSVSDRFRELIEEKPGSWIFTSATLSVNDQLSHFTSRLGLTNAKTLLLPSPFDYANQALLCVPRNLPSANEPGAARKLAVMLKPLIDANKGRCFFLCTSHQMMRGLAEEFRASMTLPVLVQGETSKGQLLAQFVAAGNALLVATSSFWEGVDVRGDALSCVIIDKLPFTSPDDPLLKARIEDCRLRGGDPFNDVQLPDAVITLKQGVGRLIRDIDDRGVLVICDNRLVMRPYGAMFLNSLPPAPRTRDLAKAIAFLKQRD, encoded by the coding sequence GTGACAGACGATTTTGCAACAGACGGCGCATTAGCGCAGGCCATTACAGGTTTTAACCCCCGAGAGTCTCAGCGCCGAATGGCGGCGGCCATCAGTGAATCTATTGATGCCAAACAACAATTGGTGGTAGAGGCAGGTACCGGTACCGGTAAAACATTTGCCTATTTGGCGCCCGCACTGCGTGCTGATTGCAAAGTGATTATCTCCACAGGTTCGAAAGCGTTACAAGATCAGCTCTATTCGCGTGACTTACCCACGGTAGCGACTGCTCTCAAATACAAAGGGAAGCTGGCCTTATTAAAGGGGCGCTCAAACTATCTTTGTCTGGAACGACTTGAACAGCAATCATTGGCCGGGGGTGAATTAGCCAGTGAGACATTGGTTGATTTGGTTCGTTTGCGTGGCTGGTCAGCCGAAACCATCGATGGTGATATCAGTACCTGTGGCCAGGTGGCTGAGGATAGCTTTGTCTGGCCGTTGGTCACCAGTACCAATGATAACTGTCTGGGTAGTGATTGCCCGCTGTATAAAGATTGTTTTGTGGTCAAAGCCCGCCGTAAGGCGATGGATGCAGATATAGTGGTGGTGAACCACCATCTGTTCTTGGCGGATATGGTGGTGAAAGAGAGCGGTTTTGCCGAACTGATCCCCACCGCAGATGTGATGATTTTCGATGAAGCCCACCAGATCCCCGATATTGCCAGCCAATACTTTGGTCAGCAACTGACCAGTAGACAACTAATGGATTTGGCAAAAGATATTATTATTGCCTATCGCACCGAAGTGCGTGACTCCGCTCAATTGCAAAAAAGCGCCGACCGTCTGACGCAAAGCACGCAAGATTTCCGTCTGGTGCTCGGCGACCCGGGATATCGCGGCAATTTACGTGATGTACTGGAACAACCGGCGATTCAGCGGGCGTTGCTGTTGCTCGATGATGCGCTGGAGTTGTGTTATGACGTGATGAAGCTTTCCCTTGGCCGTTCAGCCATGCTGGATGCTGCTTTTGAACGTGCAACGGTGTATCGCAACCGCCTTAAGCGTTTAAAAGATGTCACTACACCCGGCTACAGCTATTGGTATGAGTGTAATTCACGCCATTTCGTACTGGCGTTGACACCGTTGTCGGTTTCTGATCGTTTTCGTGAGCTGATAGAAGAAAAACCGGGAAGCTGGATTTTTACCTCTGCCACACTGTCGGTTAATGATCAGTTATCACATTTCACCTCAAGGTTGGGGCTAACGAACGCCAAAACGCTACTCCTGCCCAGTCCGTTTGATTACGCCAATCAGGCATTACTCTGTGTGCCACGCAATTTGCCTTCGGCAAATGAACCTGGGGCTGCCCGTAAACTGGCGGTGATGCTAAAGCCACTGATTGATGCCAATAAAGGGCGTTGCTTCTTTTTGTGTACCTCACACCAGATGATGCGTGGTTTAGCCGAAGAGTTCCGCGCCAGCATGACGCTACCTGTTTTGGTGCAAGGCGAAACCAGCAAGGGGCAGTTGCTGGCACAGTTTGTAGCAGCAGGCAATGCACTGCTGGTGGCGACCAGCAGTTTCTGGGAAGGGGTGGATGTGCGGGGCGACGCGTTATCTTGTGTCATCATCGACAAATTGCCGTTTACCTCACCGGATGACCCTTTGTTGAAAGCCCGCATCGAAGATTGCCGTCTACGTGGTGGTGACCCGTTCAATGATGTGCAATTGCCTGATGCCGTTATTACCTTGAAACAAGGTGTGGGGCGTTTGATTCGTGACATCGACGATCGCGGCGTGCTGGTTATCTGTGATAATCGCCTGGTGATGCGCCCTTATGGCGCGATGTTCCTTAATAGTCTCCCGCCAGCACCCCGCACCCGTGATTTGGCGAAAGCCATCGCTTTTCTCAAGCAACGCGATTAA
- the zwf gene encoding glucose-6-phosphate dehydrogenase, with translation MAVTNTAQAAQACDLVIFGAKGDLARRKLLPSLYQLEKAGHIHPDTRIIGVGRAEWDKDAYTAVVKEALDTFMKEKMDDELWQKLSSRLDFCNLDVNDSKHFAKLGKMLDQKNRTTINYFAMPPDTFGAICKGLGEAGLNKEPARVVMEKPLGKDLVSSRVINDQVAEYFNECQVYRIDHYLGKETVLNLLALRFANSLFASNWDNRTIDHVQITVAEEVGIEGRWGYFDEAGQMRDMIQNHLLQILTMIAMSPPADLSTDRIRDEKVKVLRSLRRIDHTNVRETTVRGQYTAGFVQGNKVPGYLEEEGANKNSNTETFVSIRVDIDDWRWAGVPFYLRTGKRLPTKCSEVVVYFKNPALNLFRESYQQLPQNKLTIRLQPDEGIEIEVLNKVPGLEHKHRLQTTKLDLSFSKTFNEQHIADAYERLLLETMRGIQALFVRRDEVEEAWKWVDSIMDAWAADNDAPKPYQSGTWGPVASVAMITRDGRSWNEFE, from the coding sequence ATGGCGGTAACTAATACAGCCCAGGCAGCCCAGGCGTGTGATCTGGTGATTTTCGGCGCTAAGGGAGACTTGGCTCGCCGGAAACTGCTGCCTTCCCTTTACCAATTAGAGAAAGCGGGTCACATCCACCCAGATACTCGCATCATCGGCGTAGGCCGTGCCGAGTGGGACAAAGACGCGTACACAGCCGTGGTAAAGGAAGCCCTCGATACCTTTATGAAAGAGAAGATGGATGATGAATTGTGGCAAAAGCTCAGTTCTCGTCTCGACTTCTGTAATTTGGATGTCAATGACAGCAAACACTTTGCCAAATTGGGCAAGATGCTGGATCAAAAAAATCGTACCACCATTAACTACTTTGCCATGCCGCCCGATACGTTTGGTGCAATTTGTAAAGGATTGGGCGAAGCAGGGCTGAATAAAGAGCCTGCTCGTGTGGTAATGGAAAAACCGTTAGGGAAGGATTTGGTCTCTTCTCGGGTGATTAACGATCAAGTGGCAGAATATTTCAACGAGTGTCAGGTTTACCGTATCGACCACTATTTAGGTAAAGAGACAGTACTGAACCTGTTGGCTCTGCGTTTTGCTAACTCACTGTTTGCTTCTAACTGGGATAATCGCACTATTGACCATGTGCAGATCACGGTTGCCGAAGAGGTCGGGATTGAAGGGCGCTGGGGCTATTTTGATGAAGCCGGCCAGATGCGTGACATGATCCAGAACCATCTGCTGCAAATCCTGACCATGATTGCCATGTCACCGCCAGCAGATCTCAGTACTGACCGAATTCGTGATGAAAAAGTGAAAGTACTGCGATCATTGCGCCGTATCGACCACACCAATGTGCGGGAAACCACAGTACGTGGTCAGTATACCGCCGGTTTTGTCCAGGGTAATAAAGTACCCGGCTATCTGGAAGAGGAAGGGGCGAATAAGAACAGCAACACTGAAACGTTTGTTTCTATCCGTGTCGATATTGATGACTGGCGTTGGGCTGGGGTGCCGTTCTATTTGAGAACCGGCAAACGCCTGCCAACAAAATGTTCTGAAGTGGTGGTTTACTTTAAAAATCCGGCACTGAATCTGTTCCGCGAGTCTTATCAGCAATTGCCTCAAAACAAGCTGACGATCCGCTTGCAACCGGATGAAGGTATCGAGATTGAAGTGCTGAATAAAGTGCCAGGTCTGGAGCATAAACACCGTCTGCAAACCACAAAGCTGGACCTCAGCTTCTCCAAAACCTTTAACGAGCAGCATATTGCTGATGCCTACGAACGTCTGTTGCTGGAGACCATGCGTGGTATTCAGGCACTGTTTGTGCGCCGTGATGAGGTTGAGGAAGCGTGGAAATGGGTCGATTCCATTATGGATGCATGGGCGGCTGATAATGACGCACCTAAGCCATATCAATCTGGAACCTGGGGGCCGGTGGCATCCGTTGCCATGATTACCCGCGACGGTCGTTCATGGAATGAGTTCGAATAA
- a CDS encoding MurR/RpiR family transcriptional regulator (Represses the expression of the zwf, eda, glp and gap) — translation MNTLENIQNSLDLLSKSERKVAEVILASPQTAIHSSIATLAKMANVSEPTVNRFCRRLDTKGFPDFKLHLAQSLANGTPYVNRNVEEDDSVAAYTTKIFESTMASLDMAKNNLDIAAINRAVDLLTQAKKISFFGLGASAAVAHDAMNKFFRFNIPVIYFDDIVMQRMSCMNSSEGDVVVLISHTGRTKNLVELAHLARENDATVIAITSRDTPLANEATLSLLLDVPEDTDMYMPMVSRIAQLTLIDVLATGFTLRRGAKFRDNLKRVKDALKESRFDKGSPRVNSGE, via the coding sequence ATGAATACGCTGGAAAATATCCAAAATAGTCTGGACCTCCTGAGCAAATCAGAAAGGAAAGTCGCCGAGGTGATCCTCGCCTCCCCACAAACTGCCATCCATTCAAGTATCGCGACACTAGCCAAAATGGCGAACGTTAGCGAACCGACGGTTAACCGTTTTTGCCGCCGACTGGACACCAAAGGTTTCCCTGATTTTAAACTGCATTTGGCGCAAAGTCTGGCAAATGGCACACCTTATGTGAACCGCAATGTCGAAGAAGATGATAGTGTAGCTGCTTACACGACAAAAATTTTCGAATCGACCATGGCCAGCTTGGATATGGCGAAAAACAATTTAGATATTGCGGCCATTAATCGGGCAGTAGATTTACTGACTCAGGCGAAGAAAATTTCGTTCTTTGGCCTTGGCGCCTCTGCCGCGGTTGCTCACGATGCGATGAATAAATTTTTCCGTTTCAATATTCCGGTAATTTATTTCGATGACATCGTTATGCAACGTATGAGTTGTATGAATTCCAGTGAGGGTGATGTAGTGGTATTGATCTCTCACACTGGCCGGACGAAAAACCTGGTCGAGTTGGCCCACTTAGCCCGTGAAAACGATGCCACAGTGATTGCTATCACCTCGCGTGATACACCGCTGGCAAATGAAGCAACACTATCACTGCTGCTGGATGTGCCGGAAGATACTGATATGTACATGCCGATGGTCTCCCGTATTGCTCAATTGACATTAATTGATGTGCTGGCAACCGGGTTTACCCTACGGCGTGGAGCAAAATTCAGGGATAACCTGAAACGTGTGAAAGACGCCTTGAAAGAATCGCGCTTTGATAAAGGTTCGCCGCGCGTCAACAGCGGTGAATAA
- a CDS encoding keto-deoxy-phosphogluconate aldolase (catalyzes the formation of pyruvate and glyoxylate from 4-hydroxy-2-oxoglutarate; or pyruvate and D-glyceraldehyde 3-phosphate from 2-dehydro-3-deoxy-D-glyconate 6-phosphate), whose translation MKSWKTSAEQIMTAGPVVPVIVINKLEQAVPLAKALVAGGVRVLEVTLRTPCAVEAIRAIAKEVPEAIVGAGTVLNPQQLADVVEAGAQFAISPGLTDELLKAATAGSIPLIPGISTVSELMLGMSYGLREFKFFPAEANGGVKALQAIGGPFSQVRFCPTGGITPNNYRDYLALKSVLCIGGSWLVPADALEKGDYARITELAKQAVAGATA comes from the coding sequence ATGAAAAGCTGGAAAACGAGCGCAGAACAGATCATGACCGCAGGCCCCGTGGTCCCGGTGATTGTGATTAATAAGCTCGAGCAGGCGGTACCGTTGGCAAAAGCCCTGGTGGCTGGCGGTGTTCGGGTGCTGGAAGTGACGTTGCGCACCCCTTGTGCTGTTGAGGCTATCCGTGCTATCGCAAAAGAAGTTCCTGAGGCGATTGTCGGCGCAGGTACTGTGCTCAATCCACAGCAGTTGGCTGATGTGGTTGAGGCTGGCGCGCAATTTGCTATCAGCCCAGGGCTGACTGATGAATTACTTAAGGCAGCCACTGCAGGCTCAATCCCATTAATTCCTGGGATCAGCACCGTTTCAGAACTGATGCTGGGTATGAGTTATGGCCTGCGTGAGTTTAAATTCTTCCCGGCAGAAGCTAACGGTGGTGTTAAAGCATTGCAAGCCATCGGCGGCCCATTCTCGCAAGTGCGTTTCTGCCCAACCGGCGGCATTACCCCGAATAACTACCGTGATTACCTGGCGCTGAAAAGCGTATTGTGTATTGGCGGTTCATGGTTGGTTCCGGCAGATGCGCTGGAAAAAGGGGACTACGCTCGTATTACTGAATTAGCCAAACAAGCCGTGGCGGGTGCAACAGCATAA
- the msbB gene encoding lauroyl-Kdo(2)-lipid IV(A) myristoyltransferase, giving the protein MHKDKHDAAGFIPVFKKSFLHPRFWGVWLGAGSMAAMAYVPPKFRDPLLAGIGRLAGKFAKSARRRARINLLYCMPELPEAEREHIIDQMFATAAQPLMMMAELCFREPKKVLSRVHWHGLEILDELQQQQRNVILLVPHAWSIDIPAMLLAEQGKPVAGMFHHQRNPLVDYLWNSARLRFGGRIHARESGIKPFISSVRQGFWGYYLPDEDYGPEQSEFVDFFATYKATLPAVGRLMKVCRAAIVPMFPVYNYREHRLDIYIRPPMDDLADADDAYIARRMNEEVELLVKPNPEQYTWILKLLKTRKEGEIEPYVRKDI; this is encoded by the coding sequence ATGCATAAAGATAAACATGACGCCGCTGGCTTTATTCCGGTATTTAAGAAATCTTTCCTCCACCCACGGTTTTGGGGGGTATGGTTGGGGGCCGGTTCTATGGCCGCGATGGCTTATGTGCCACCGAAATTCCGCGATCCTTTGTTAGCAGGGATTGGCCGTCTGGCGGGCAAGTTTGCCAAGAGCGCCCGTCGTCGCGCGCGGATTAATCTTCTTTATTGTATGCCAGAGCTGCCGGAAGCTGAGCGCGAACATATCATTGACCAGATGTTTGCCACTGCGGCGCAACCGTTGATGATGATGGCAGAACTGTGCTTTCGTGAACCGAAGAAAGTACTCTCTCGGGTTCATTGGCACGGTTTGGAGATTCTTGACGAGTTGCAGCAGCAGCAGCGTAATGTCATTTTGTTGGTGCCACATGCCTGGTCGATCGATATACCGGCAATGCTGCTCGCAGAACAGGGCAAACCAGTTGCCGGTATGTTCCATCATCAGCGCAATCCGCTAGTTGATTATTTATGGAATAGTGCCCGTTTGCGGTTTGGTGGGCGAATTCATGCGCGTGAAAGTGGCATCAAGCCATTTATCAGTTCAGTGCGCCAGGGGTTCTGGGGCTACTATTTGCCGGATGAAGATTATGGCCCTGAGCAAAGTGAATTTGTTGATTTCTTTGCCACCTATAAGGCGACCTTGCCAGCAGTAGGGCGTTTGATGAAAGTATGTCGTGCGGCAATCGTACCGATGTTCCCAGTCTATAATTATCGCGAACACCGCCTTGATATCTATATTCGTCCACCGATGGATGATTTGGCTGATGCTGATGACGCCTATATTGCCCGCCGTATGAATGAAGAAGTTGAGTTGTTGGTCAAACCCAACCCGGAGCAATATACCTGGATTCTTAAGTTGTTGAAAACCCGTAAAGAGGGTGAGATAGAGCCTTATGTTCGTAAGGATATTTAA
- the tsaB gene encoding tRNA (adenosine(37)-N6)-threonylcarbamoyltransferase complex dimerization subunit type 1 TsaB, with protein sequence MSTRILAIDTATEACSVALWNNGEVQALFELCPREHTQRILPMVQQVLAESGLSLTQLDALAFGRGPGSFTGVRIGIGIGQGLALGADLPMIGISTLQTMAQGAFRLTGASRVLAAIDARMGEVYWGEFERDAQGDWLGEQTEAVMTPAQVLAHAPSLSGHWATVGTGWQTYPDLVSSDNVVLADGQMLLPQAEDMLPLALSSWANGRMVSVENAEPVYLRNEVTWKKLPGR encoded by the coding sequence ATGTCCACGCGAATTTTAGCGATCGATACCGCAACAGAAGCATGTTCTGTTGCATTGTGGAATAACGGCGAAGTTCAGGCGTTGTTTGAGCTTTGTCCACGGGAACACACCCAACGAATCTTACCGATGGTGCAGCAAGTACTGGCTGAATCAGGTTTATCACTGACGCAACTCGATGCATTGGCCTTTGGCCGTGGCCCTGGTAGCTTTACCGGTGTCCGTATTGGTATCGGTATTGGTCAGGGATTGGCTCTGGGCGCAGACTTACCAATGATAGGTATTTCCACCTTACAGACCATGGCTCAGGGGGCATTCCGTCTGACAGGCGCGTCTCGCGTATTGGCTGCGATTGATGCCCGCATGGGGGAAGTCTATTGGGGTGAGTTTGAGCGTGACGCACAAGGCGATTGGCTTGGTGAACAGACTGAGGCAGTAATGACGCCGGCACAAGTCTTGGCACACGCGCCATCACTGAGCGGCCATTGGGCCACAGTAGGCACTGGCTGGCAGACGTATCCTGATCTGGTTAGCAGCGATAACGTGGTGCTGGCTGACGGGCAGATGCTACTGCCGCAGGCAGAGGATATGTTGCCACTGGCATTATCATCATGGGCGAACGGGCGGATGGTGAGTGTGGAAAATGCCGAGCCAGTGTATCTGAGAAATGAAGTGACCTGGAAAAAACTG
- the pyk gene encoding pyruvate kinase: MSRRLRRTKIVTTLGPATDRDNNLEKIIAAGANVVRLNFSHGSAEDHELRANKVREIAARLGRHVAILGDLQGPKIRVSTFKEGKVFLNVHDKFLLDANMAKGEGDKDKVGIDYKGLPADVVPGDILLLDDGRVQLKVIEVQGMKVFTEVTVGGPLSNNKGINKLGGGLSAEALTEKDKADIITAAKIGVDFLAVSFPRTGEDLHYARRLARDAGCNAQIVAKVERAEAVATDEAMDDIILASDVVMVARGDLGVEIGDPELVGIQKKLIRRARQLNRAVITATQMMESMITNPMPTRAEVMDVANAVLDGTDAVMLSAETAAGQYPAETVAAMARVCLGAEKIPSINVSKHRLDVQFDNVEEAIAMSTMYAANHLKGITAIIAMTESGRTALMMSRISSGLPIFAMSRHDHTLNLTAIYRGVTPVYCDTHTDGVLAASEAVSRLKDKGFLVSGDLVIVTQGDVMGTIGTTNTSRILRVE; the protein is encoded by the coding sequence ATGTCCAGACGGCTCAGAAGGACCAAGATTGTTACTACACTGGGGCCGGCTACCGACCGCGACAATAATCTGGAAAAGATTATTGCTGCTGGTGCTAACGTAGTCCGCCTGAATTTTTCCCATGGTAGCGCCGAAGATCATGAGTTGCGGGCCAATAAAGTCCGTGAGATCGCTGCAAGATTAGGGCGCCATGTTGCTATTCTTGGCGATTTGCAAGGTCCTAAAATCCGGGTATCTACTTTTAAGGAAGGCAAAGTATTCCTTAACGTACATGATAAATTCTTGCTCGATGCCAATATGGCAAAAGGCGAAGGTGATAAAGACAAAGTCGGTATCGATTACAAAGGCCTACCCGCTGATGTGGTTCCTGGTGATATTTTGCTGCTGGATGATGGCCGGGTACAATTAAAAGTCATTGAAGTCCAGGGCATGAAAGTGTTCACCGAAGTTACTGTCGGTGGCCCTCTCTCCAATAATAAGGGCATTAATAAGCTCGGTGGCGGTCTGTCGGCAGAAGCGCTGACAGAAAAAGACAAAGCCGATATTATTACCGCCGCTAAAATCGGGGTGGACTTCCTGGCTGTTTCGTTCCCACGGACTGGCGAAGATTTGCATTATGCCCGCCGTTTGGCGCGTGATGCTGGCTGTAATGCACAAATCGTGGCAAAAGTTGAGCGTGCTGAAGCGGTTGCAACCGATGAAGCTATGGATGATATCATCCTGGCCTCTGATGTAGTGATGGTTGCCCGTGGTGATTTGGGGGTAGAAATTGGTGACCCAGAGCTGGTGGGAATTCAGAAGAAACTGATCCGCCGTGCTCGTCAGCTTAACCGTGCGGTTATCACCGCGACTCAAATGATGGAGTCAATGATAACCAACCCGATGCCAACCCGTGCGGAAGTGATGGACGTTGCTAACGCCGTGCTAGATGGTACTGACGCTGTTATGTTGTCAGCAGAAACCGCTGCCGGTCAGTATCCAGCAGAAACTGTTGCTGCTATGGCACGAGTTTGTCTGGGTGCGGAGAAGATCCCAAGTATCAATGTGTCTAAACACCGCCTTGATGTGCAATTCGACAATGTCGAAGAAGCTATCGCGATGTCGACCATGTATGCAGCAAACCACCTGAAAGGTATCACGGCCATTATCGCCATGACCGAATCTGGCCGTACGGCACTGATGATGTCCCGTATCAGCTCCGGTTTGCCTATCTTTGCGATGTCGCGTCATGACCATACTTTAAATCTGACGGCAATCTACCGTGGTGTCACGCCAGTTTATTGTGATACCCATACTGATGGTGTTCTGGCGGCCAGTGAAGCTGTCAGCCGACTGAAAGATAAAGGTTTCCTGGTCTCAGGTGATCTGGTTATTGTAACGCAGGGCGATGTGATGGGGACTATTGGTACGACCAATACCAGCCGCATCCTACGTGTTGAGTAG
- a CDS encoding RidA family protein — protein sequence MSIERINPEKRWSDAVVFNNTIYYTSVPENLDADATAQTANTLAAIDMMLNQLGSDKSRILDATIFLADSADFAAMNAAWDAWVVDGNAPVRCTVEAKLMNPKYKVEIKIIAAI from the coding sequence ATGAGTATTGAACGAATTAATCCAGAAAAACGTTGGTCAGATGCTGTGGTATTTAACAACACTATCTATTACACCAGCGTACCGGAAAATCTGGATGCAGACGCCACGGCGCAAACTGCCAACACACTGGCAGCAATAGATATGATGTTGAATCAGCTCGGTTCAGATAAAAGCCGTATTTTGGATGCCACCATTTTTCTGGCAGACAGTGCGGACTTCGCGGCGATGAATGCGGCGTGGGATGCCTGGGTGGTTGATGGCAATGCGCCAGTGCGTTGTACCGTCGAAGCCAAATTGATGAATCCGAAGTACAAAGTTGAAATCAAAATTATTGCGGCTATTTGA
- a CDS encoding murein DD-endopeptidase MepM, with protein sequence MQQIVRTITLAYNNLPRPHRIMLGSLTVMTLAVAVWRPFVYHPEHEPVAKSVVLDTSQTRILLPEASEPIDQPTPDDEIPQDELDAKDVSETGVHEYVVSTGDTLSSILTQYGIDISDVSLLATQNRDLRNLKIGQQISWTVNDTGDLQSLTWEVSRRETRTYDRVGNNFKETKELQKGEWSNKVLTGRLDGSFVTSARKAGLTASEIRAVTKALQWQLDFAKLRKGDQFSVLMSREILDGRSEQSQLVGVRMRSGGKDYYAIRADDGKFYDRLGSGLARGFMRFPTMKQFRVSSNFNPRRLNPVTGRIAPHKGVDFSMPVGTPVLAVGDGEVVIAKRSGAAGNYVAIRHGRQYTTRYMHLKKLLVKPGQKVKRGDRIALSGNTGRSTGPHLHYEFWMNQQAVNPLTAKLPRSEGLSGKDRSEYLAIAKQVIPQLQLD encoded by the coding sequence GTGCAGCAGATAGTCCGAACTATCACCTTGGCGTATAACAATCTCCCTCGACCCCACCGTATTATGCTGGGGTCGTTGACTGTAATGACACTGGCCGTAGCTGTTTGGCGGCCTTTTGTTTATCACCCCGAGCATGAACCTGTCGCTAAGAGCGTGGTATTAGATACCAGCCAAACCCGCATTTTATTACCTGAAGCCAGCGAACCCATCGATCAGCCCACGCCTGATGATGAAATTCCACAAGATGAGCTAGATGCCAAAGATGTTAGTGAAACCGGTGTTCATGAGTATGTGGTTTCAACTGGGGATACCCTGAGCAGCATTCTTACCCAGTACGGCATTGATATCTCTGATGTGTCGCTGTTGGCGACGCAAAACCGTGATCTGCGTAATCTGAAGATCGGGCAGCAAATCTCTTGGACCGTCAATGATACCGGTGATTTACAGAGCTTGACTTGGGAAGTTTCTCGTCGTGAAACGCGGACTTATGACCGTGTTGGCAATAATTTCAAAGAGACCAAAGAGCTACAAAAAGGTGAGTGGAGCAACAAGGTTCTGACGGGTCGCCTTGATGGCAGCTTTGTCACCAGCGCCAGGAAGGCAGGCTTGACGGCTTCCGAGATTCGCGCGGTCACTAAAGCATTACAGTGGCAGCTTGACTTCGCCAAACTGCGTAAAGGTGATCAATTCTCGGTTTTGATGTCACGTGAAATTCTTGATGGCCGCAGTGAGCAAAGCCAGCTGGTCGGGGTGCGTATGCGTTCCGGTGGTAAGGATTACTACGCTATCCGTGCCGATGACGGTAAATTTTATGACCGGCTTGGTTCTGGCCTGGCCCGTGGTTTCATGCGTTTCCCTACCATGAAGCAATTCCGGGTGTCGTCAAACTTTAACCCACGCCGCCTAAACCCGGTAACCGGGCGTATTGCCCCGCATAAAGGTGTGGATTTCTCTATGCCTGTCGGGACGCCAGTGCTCGCCGTCGGTGATGGTGAAGTCGTGATCGCAAAACGCAGTGGGGCTGCGGGTAACTATGTTGCTATCCGCCATGGTCGCCAATACACCACCCGTTATATGCATCTGAAAAAGTTGTTGGTCAAGCCAGGTCAAAAAGTAAAACGTGGTGATCGTATCGCATTGTCAGGTAATACTGGCCGCTCTACTGGTCCTCATTTGCACTATGAATTCTGGATGAATCAGCAAGCCGTTAATCCATTAACCGCTAAATTACCGCGCTCAGAAGGCTTGAGTGGTAAAGACCGCAGTGAATATCTGGCTATCGCCAAGCAGGTCATTCCGCAGTTACAACTGGATTAA